From the genome of Helicobacter pylori:
TACGCATACAGATACGCGCACCGATGATAAAAGCACTAAGATCGTGCGCTTGTTAGGGTTAATAGGAGGGGTGTTAATCGCGCTTATTGTCTATTACGCTTTAAACGCTCAACTGCCTCATATTGTAGAAGCAATCCCCAAGCTCAGTTCTTTAAATTATAAGGCGATGCCTGTTGTGGCTGGGGTGGCTGTTTTAATGGGGATATGGTGGATGACTGAAGCCATTGACCTGCCCGCAACCGCGCTTTTACCTTTAGTGCTTTTTAGCGTCTTTAGCGTGGATCAATTCTCTAGCGTTAGCTCTTCTTACGCATCGCCGATTATCTTTCTTTTCATGGGAGGGTTTATTTTAGCTTTAAGCATGCAAAAATGGAACTTGCACACACGTATCGCTTTAAGCATTATTTTATTAGTAGGCACAAGCCCTAGGAGGTTGATTTTAGGTTTCATGATAGCTACAGGCTTTCTGTCTATGTGGGTGAGCAATACCGCAACGGCGGTGATGATGCTCCCTATTGGCATGAGCGTTTTGCAATTAGTCGCTAAACTTGTGGGCAAAGAAAACGCCTCTAATTCATGGCATCAAAAAGAAGAAATCACCAAAGCGCATGGGGGCATTATGGGCAATATCGTGCATAAGGGCAAAGACATTACCCAAGTCATTCAAGAAAAGACCATCATTTATCGCACGAATTTTAGTATTTGCTTGATGCTTGGCATCGCTTATGCGGCTTCTATTGGCTCTTTAGGCACTCTTATTGGCACGCCGCCTAACGCTTTATTAGCCGGCTATATGAAAACCGCTTTCAATATTGAAATTGATTTCGCCCGGTGGATGGTGTTTGGGACGCCGTTAGCCTTCATCATGCTCATTTTATCGTGGCTCTTGCTCACTTATGTGATTTTCCCTTTAAAGATTAAAGAAATCCCAGGGGGTAAGGAAGTCATTAGGGCAGAGTTAAAAAAATTAGGCCGTTTGAGTTGGGCGGAAATCTCTGTGGGCGTTATTTTTATTTTAGCGTCTTTAGGGTGGATTTTTTTAGATACGATTTTAAAATCTTGGGGTGTTAAGATAGATAAAATTGATTCAGTGATTGCGATGGGGGTTTCTGCGCTTTTATTCATTTTGCCCGCTAATCATCAGGGCGATAGGCTCATTGATTGGGGTGTTGCTAAAAAACTCCCTTGGGATGTGTTGCTTTTGTTTGGCGGTGGGTTAGCCTTGAGCGCGCAATTTTCTAAAACCGGGTTGAGTTTGTGGATCGGGCATTTAGTTTCTGGCTTTTCGCACTTACCGATTTTATTCATTATTTTCATGGTAACTTTAATGGTCATTTTCTTAACCGAAATCACTTCTAACACCGCCACCGCTGCGGCGTTTTTACCGGTGATTGGAGGGGTTGCGATGGGCATGGGTTATGAAAATCATCAGAGCTTGTTATTGACCATTCCTGTAGCCTTGAGCGCGACTTGTGCGTTCATGCTCCCTGTAGCCACCCCACCCAATGCGATAGCTTATGGCTCTGGGTATGTTAAAATAACGGACATGATTAAAGCCGGTTTGTGGCTTAATCTGGTAGGCGTTGTTTTGATTAGCGCGTTTAGCTATTTTTTAGTTTCGCTGGTATTTAATTGATTAATTGATTAAGGAAAAAAGTGAAAGAAGAGTTATTTAAAGAAAAATCTCGTTACATTACAGGGTTTGTTTTAATCATTGTGGCAGGCTTGATTTTGTATGCGGACAATTTGTTGTTGTTTTGGGCGGTTTTAGGGGGGGTTTATGTGGCAGGGTTTTCTGAAGCGTTAAGACTATTTCAAGTTAAAGCGAGCTTTAGCCTGTATCTTGTTTTAGTGTTGTCATGGGTAGCGGCGTATTTTAACGGGCACCCTATAGAATGCGCTCTTATTAGCGCGATGGTCATGGCTAGCATCATCGCTTATCAAAAAGTGCACCATAGCGAAGCCATTTTACCCTTTTTATACCCGGGCGTTGGGTTTTTTGCGCTTTTTGGGGTTTATAAGGATTTTGGTGCGGTAGCGATCATTTGGCTTTTAGTCGTGGTGGTTGCAAGCGATGTGGGGGCGTTTTTTGGAGGTAAGCTTTTAGGCAAAACCCCTTTCACGCCCACTTCGCCGAATAAAACCTTAGAGGGCGCGTTGATTGGCGTGGTTTTGGCGAGCGTTTTAGGATCGTTTGTGGGCATGGGGAAATTGAGTGGGGGCTTTCTTATGGCGCTTTTATTCAGCTTTTTAATCGCCCTTGTGGCGGTGTTTGGGGATTTGTATGAAAGCTATTTGAAACGAAAGGTCGGGATCAAAGATAGCGGTAAGATTTTACCTGGGCATGGGGGCGTTTTAGACCGATTGGATTCCATGCTTTTTGGGGCTTTAAGCTTGCATGTGTTGTTGTATTTTTTAGAAGTTTGGAAAGAAACGGCGGTGTTTTTAGGGGATTGAATGGTTGTTTTAGGAAGCACCGGCTCTATTGGGAAAAACGCCCTAAAAATCGCAAAAAAATTCAAGGTAAAAATAGAAGCCTTGAGCTGTGGGAAAAATATCGCTTTAATCAATGAGCAAATCAAAGTTTTCAAACCCAAGAAAGTGGCGATTTTAGATCCTAACGATTTGAATGGCTTAGAGCCTTTGGGCGCGAAAGTGTTTGTGGGGCTAGAGGGCGTTGATGCGATGATAGAAGAGTGCGTTTCAAATTTAGTCATTAACGCCATTGTGGGCGTGGCTGGATTGAGGGCGAGCTTTAAAAGCTTACAAACCAACAAAAAACTAGCCCTAGCGAATAAAGAAAGCTTGGTGAGCGCGGGGCATTTATTAGACATTTCACAAATCACGCCCATTGACAGCGAGCATTTTGGTTTGTGGGCGTTGTTGCAAAACAAGGCTTTAAAGCCTAAATCCTTAATCATTAGCGCGAGTGGGGGGGCTTTCAGGGACACGCCTTTAGAACTCATTCCTATTCAAAACGCGCAAAACGCGCTCAAGCACCCTAATTGGAGCATGGGATCTAAAATCACCATTGATTCAGCGAGCATGGTCAATAAGCTTTTTGAAATCCTAGAAACTTATTGGCTTTTTGGCGCGTCTTTGAAGATTGATGCGCTGATTGAAAGGAGTTCTATCGTGCATGCTTTGGTGGAGTTTGAAGATAACTCTATCATCGCGCATTTGGCAAGCGCGGACATGCAATTACCTATAAGCTATGCGATCGATTCGAAGTTGGCTTCTTTGAGCGCTTCTATCAAACCCCTAGATTTATACGCTTTAAGCGCGATTAAATTTGAACCCATTAGCATGGAGCGCTACACTTTGTGGCGTTATAAAGACTTGTTGTTGGAAAACCCAAAGCTTGGCGTAGTGCTGAATGCGAGCAATGAGGTGGCGATAGAGAAGTTTTTGAGCAAAGAAATTGCTTTTGGTGGGCTTATCAAAACCATTTCTCAAGCCCTAGAATCATACGCTAAAACGCCTTTCAAGCTCTCTAATTTAGATGAAGTGCTGGCGTTGGATAAAGAAGTTAGGGAGCGTTTTGGAAATGTAGCGAGAGTGTAGTATAATAAGATTTTGCTTTTAGTAGCGTTTTTATTTCAATCAGGAGTTTTTATGGGGTTAAAAAATAAAATCAAGGGTTTTATTAAAGAGAGAATGCCTTTTGTGGTCAGATATGTTCGTAGTTTAAAAGGGACCAAAAATATTTATGATGAAATCAATCATGAAATTAAGGAAATGTTAGAGGCTAAAAAACTTCATTCTCTTCAAGAAAAAGCTTTATTCAACCATGACCATCAAGAAAGCGTGTTTTTGGCTATCGCTTCTTTAAATAATGAAAGTTTCATTGAACGCAATAAGAGTATTTATAAAAATAATTCTCTTAATTATAATTATGGGGGGGGGGGCATTTAGAAGATAGGGTTATCCATCCCACTTTAACTCTACCCAATCCCACGCATTCAGGTTATTTTGACTATGATAAAAAAAGTCAAAACCCTAAAAGCCCTCTAAACCCATGGGCTTTTATTAGAGTCAAAAATGAAATCGTTACTTTAGAAGAGAGTTTGTTTTCTATGCTTCCTGCCATTCAAAGGGGGGTCATTGGTTTTAATGATTGCGATGATGGCTCTAAAGAAGTGATTTTAGAGTTTTGTAAAAAGTTCCCCTCATTTATCCCTATCAGCTATCCTTATGAAGTCATACTAAAGGATTGCCCGAGTTTGTGGCACCAATTTTATCATTACTCTAATTATACGCTTTCTTTTATCCCTAAAAATGAGTGGGTTATCAAAATTGATTGCGATCATATTTATGACGCTAAAAAACTTTATGAAAGTTTTTATATCCCTAAGAGCATTAAAGAGGTTGTGATGTATTCGCGCATTAATTTTGTGGTGCAAGATTTTGAGGTGTTTATGCGTAATGATGGGGATTTTGGGTTTTTAGACGCATGGGGAGATCATTGGTTATTTTATAACGATTGTGAGCCTTTTGAAATTTGGCAATATAATGGTGATGCTTATGAAACTTTAAAGCTTAAAGATAAACACCATATTAAAGATAAAGAACTCGTGCAATGGCACTTCCCTTTAGCTAAAAAGAGGCGAAACGCTCTTGTTTATAATGATTTAATCCCTTTAAAAGATTTTAAAAAGCACCATGCCGATTTGATAGGCACAAGGATTGAAGAAAGCATGCTAGATGAAAAGAGAATTTTAGAAATGTATCAAAAATTCAATTTAGCGAAAGAATAGCTACAAGCATGTAGCCTATTTCCTCACAAACTGCTTGTATAAAAATTCCTTTCTCCCTATGGCGATGATATGCCCGCGCATTTTGTCATGCAAATCGCCTAAGAAAAAAGGGGCTTTTAAGGCGAGTTTAGGAATGTCTAGGGCATACACCTGAATTAAGTAATGGTGATCGCCATTAGGGGGCATGGGACCGATATATACGCTGTTATTGAGATTGGAACGTTGTTTTTCGCTTTCATTAAGAGAAGAACGGATAAAGCCTTGAGTGAGCGAATTGACCCCTTGAGTAATCCTTTTATCCATCATGGAAGCGTTTTCTTCTAAAACATTATAAGAAATATTGCCCACGACCCAATGGACAAATGACATGCCGCACACTTTTTGAGCGTCATGATCGATGAGTTCTAACGCATAGCTTTGAGCGCCTTCTACTTTTTGCCATGAGATTTTAGGCGAATAAGTGGGTAAGCCGTTTGGATTGAGAAACCCTCTAGGAGCGTTACCGCCAAATTTAGCGTCCAAATACCCTTGCGAATCGGTTTGAATCATTACTTCAAAAGTTTTCATTTTAAGCCCTTTTTCTTTGAAATCATTTTGCGTTTTTTATTGTAGCATGATAATAAAAATACATCTTAATTTGGAGCATGGTATTAGAATAATCATTTTTAATGATTAAATAGCTATTTATTTTTAGTGGTTAGTATTGAACGCATGGAAAGTAAAATAAATCGTTTGAGTGCCAAGATAGATGCATTATTGGAACAGCAAAAAAGGGTGATTTCTTTACTAGAAGCTTATTTGAGCGTTTATCCCACCCAAGAGGCTTCAAATAAGTTTTTTAAAAGCGTTAGTCAAGGGATGGAGTTAGCCCCAGAAATCGCACAAGAAGATGAAGAAAAACGCCTTTATGTGTTGCAATATTTAAGCCATGTAGATATTACTAAAAACAAGCAAGACTCCCAGCTCAAAAAAGATTGTTTGGAATTTATCCAAAGGTTTAATGTCCCAAAGCCCATTATGGTTACCGCTCTTTATAACCTTAGGGGCATTAAGCCCACTAAAAAAGAAGTAGCGAAGCAATTGCAAAAACTCTATGTGTGGGAGAAGCGTTACCAACAAGGGGGGATAGACGCTTTAAAAGGCAGGCGTGGGAGACCCCTTAAAAAACCTTAAGTGGGTTGGTAGTGGCTGTTGTTGGTTTTTGATAGGAGGAT
Proteins encoded in this window:
- the dxr gene encoding 1-deoxy-D-xylulose-5-phosphate reductoisomerase, which gives rise to MVVLGSTGSIGKNALKIAKKFKVKIEALSCGKNIALINEQIKVFKPKKVAILDPNDLNGLEPLGAKVFVGLEGVDAMIEECVSNLVINAIVGVAGLRASFKSLQTNKKLALANKESLVSAGHLLDISQITPIDSEHFGLWALLQNKALKPKSLIISASGGAFRDTPLELIPIQNAQNALKHPNWSMGSKITIDSASMVNKLFEILETYWLFGASLKIDALIERSSIVHALVEFEDNSIIAHLASADMQLPISYAIDSKLASLSASIKPLDLYALSAIKFEPISMERYTLWRYKDLLLENPKLGVVLNASNEVAIEKFLSKEIAFGGLIKTISQALESYAKTPFKLSNLDEVLALDKEVRERFGNVARV
- a CDS encoding SLC13 family permease, which gives rise to MENHSHTNTHTDTRTDDKSTKIVRLLGLIGGVLIALIVYYALNAQLPHIVEAIPKLSSLNYKAMPVVAGVAVLMGIWWMTEAIDLPATALLPLVLFSVFSVDQFSSVSSSYASPIIFLFMGGFILALSMQKWNLHTRIALSIILLVGTSPRRLILGFMIATGFLSMWVSNTATAVMMLPIGMSVLQLVAKLVGKENASNSWHQKEEITKAHGGIMGNIVHKGKDITQVIQEKTIIYRTNFSICLMLGIAYAASIGSLGTLIGTPPNALLAGYMKTAFNIEIDFARWMVFGTPLAFIMLILSWLLLTYVIFPLKIKEIPGGKEVIRAELKKLGRLSWAEISVGVIFILASLGWIFLDTILKSWGVKIDKIDSVIAMGVSALLFILPANHQGDRLIDWGVAKKLPWDVLLLFGGGLALSAQFSKTGLSLWIGHLVSGFSHLPILFIIFMVTLMVIFLTEITSNTATAAAFLPVIGGVAMGMGYENHQSLLLTIPVALSATCAFMLPVATPPNAIAYGSGYVKITDMIKAGLWLNLVGVVLISAFSYFLVSLVFN
- a CDS encoding beta-1,4-N-acetylgalactosamyltransferase — encoded protein: MHPTLTLPNPTHSGYFDYDKKSQNPKSPLNPWAFIRVKNEIVTLEESLFSMLPAIQRGVIGFNDCDDGSKEVILEFCKKFPSFIPISYPYEVILKDCPSLWHQFYHYSNYTLSFIPKNEWVIKIDCDHIYDAKKLYESFYIPKSIKEVVMYSRINFVVQDFEVFMRNDGDFGFLDAWGDHWLFYNDCEPFEIWQYNGDAYETLKLKDKHHIKDKELVQWHFPLAKKRRNALVYNDLIPLKDFKKHHADLIGTRIEESMLDEKRILEMYQKFNLAKE
- a CDS encoding YbhB/YbcL family Raf kinase inhibitor-like protein, whose product is MKTFEVMIQTDSQGYLDAKFGGNAPRGFLNPNGLPTYSPKISWQKVEGAQSYALELIDHDAQKVCGMSFVHWVVGNISYNVLEENASMMDKRITQGVNSLTQGFIRSSLNESEKQRSNLNNSVYIGPMPPNGDHHYLIQVYALDIPKLALKAPFFLGDLHDKMRGHIIAIGRKEFLYKQFVRK
- a CDS encoding helix-turn-helix domain-containing protein, with translation MESKINRLSAKIDALLEQQKRVISLLEAYLSVYPTQEASNKFFKSVSQGMELAPEIAQEDEEKRLYVLQYLSHVDITKNKQDSQLKKDCLEFIQRFNVPKPIMVTALYNLRGIKPTKKEVAKQLQKLYVWEKRYQQGGIDALKGRRGRPLKKP
- a CDS encoding phosphatidate cytidylyltransferase — its product is MKEELFKEKSRYITGFVLIIVAGLILYADNLLLFWAVLGGVYVAGFSEALRLFQVKASFSLYLVLVLSWVAAYFNGHPIECALISAMVMASIIAYQKVHHSEAILPFLYPGVGFFALFGVYKDFGAVAIIWLLVVVVASDVGAFFGGKLLGKTPFTPTSPNKTLEGALIGVVLASVLGSFVGMGKLSGGFLMALLFSFLIALVAVFGDLYESYLKRKVGIKDSGKILPGHGGVLDRLDSMLFGALSLHVLLYFLEVWKETAVFLGD